The following nucleotide sequence is from Cercospora beticola chromosome 2, complete sequence.
GTGGTGAAATCTTTATAAAAATCCCAGTTTTCTCTCATATTCGTCACGTTCCATTCCTGCAAAGAGGGCGACGTGACGCCATAGAGATTCCAATTCAACTGGCAAACAGGTGGATCGCCGAGACCCATTTTATCGTGAATGAGTTCCCATGAAATTGAAGATTCTTGCGTGGAAAATGTGGGGTTGAGGGCTTGGAAGGCGGAGATGTAATCGTCGGCGATGGGGTTAGAGCCTTCGTGGGCGATGATGAGTGTTATCATCGGATTGTTGCTGGGATCGACGAGAGGGTTACGATTGAACATTGCGTCGAGGACTAAGAGGCCTTCAGGATCGGGGTAGGTTGTTTCGAGATCGTTCCAGGTTTCGAAGAAGCGTTCGAGAAGTGATGGGGAGAATGTGAGGATGGTGAGGGTCCAGAGACCGTGAGGGCCAGATGGAACATCGTAAACTCTGGTTTGGAAAGACGTGATGATGCCGAAGTTGTGGCCTGCGCCGCGGAGTCCCCAGAAGAGCTCGGGGTGAGAGGTTGCAGATACAGTGATTGCCGTGCtgttggcgaggatgaggcgAGCAGAGACGATGTTGTCTGCGGAGAAGCCATATTGGCCTTGGAGCATGCTATGTCCACCTCCTAAAGCTGGGCCGATGACTGAGGTGCACTCGCAGAGACCATGGACTATACCTGATTAGCGTATGTCTGGCCCTTCGTTGGCTGGATTCTTACCAGTACGCTTCCCTACCTTCGCAAGCGCCTTCAAGGTCGTATTTTGCGTGGCACCGCCACCGATCGTGGCAGTGTTCCCACTATCATCAACTTTGACACTCTGCAACTTCCGCATGCTGATCTGAATTCCATTTTGGAGATCATTCATCGCCGGCGCCCAGGCGTGCCCGGTCGACACAGCAAGAAAAGGCAAGTTTTTGAGATTGGCATAGTGGATCTATAATTGACATATCAGTCTCGGGATGCCCCAGATCTTTGCACAGACTGATCGCCGCCGATAATACTCGACTTACCACATTCTGCACATCTTCCTCAGCAGCAACCTCAACGATAGCAAGATACCCCGGGTTGATCTTTGGCCCGCTGGATCTCGCCGTCAATCGACTCCACTCTTCCTGGTCGTCCGGCAGAACGACTACGGCATGTTTTGAGAGGAATGGTCTCAGGTCAGCTGCAATTTGTGCTGAAGAGACTGGATTCGCGTCGCATGTTCGCCTCGTGAGGACA
It contains:
- a CDS encoding uncharacterized protein (CAZy:AA7); this encodes MVCHKSLQLVLKLVLSFLFLCSFTSASASSVLTRRTCDANPVSSAQIAADLRPFLSKHAVVVLPDDQEEWSRLTARSSGPKINPGYLAIVEVAAEEDVQNVIHYANLKNLPFLAVSTGHAWAPAMNDLQNGIQISMRKLQSVKVDDSGNTATIGGGATQNTTLKALAKVGKRTVHGLCECTSVIGPALGGGHSMLQGQYGFSADNIVSARLILANSTAITVSATSHPELFWGLRGAGHNFGIITSFQTRVYDVPSGPHGLWTLTILTFSPSLLERFFETWNDLETTYPDPEGLLVLDAMFNRNPLVDPSNNPMITLIIAHEGSNPIADDYISAFQALNPTFSTQESSISWELIHDKMGLGDPPVCQLNWNLYGVTSPSLQEWNVTNMRENWDFYKDFTTEHEFLRGSFYLLESYGRGKAMDLDMLEVNAVAREEREKHILPALMMIWEGGEEAEQVIAGKVADRARALMKEGVSGATHHTYVNYAKGDGSESLEEMYGRDAQRLRRLRVLKRKWDPENRFGFNAPLI